The segment GCTGAGTAATCTCCCCGAGTTGGATGTTCCCCGGGATGAGTATACCCAGGGAAAGGGGGTACCCAAGAAACGGAGGCACCTTACCATACCCGATCACTCAGAACTGGAGGTGGTACGGCATTTTAAAGGGCTTGGGCGGGCGAATTTCAGCATTGATGATACCATGTATCCACTTGGCTCCTGTACCATGAAGTATAATCCAAAGATTTCTGAGGAGGTTGCAGGCAACTCGGTGTTTAAAAACACCCATCCGTATTCTGAAGCAGGAGAGGAGCTGCATGCCCGGATTGTGCATGGACTCCAGGACTTCTTGGTCTCGTTGACAGGGTTACCGGGGGTGAGCCTAACCCCTGCTGCCGGTGCTCAGGGAGAATTGTCCGGAGTTCTGATTATTCGGGAGTATCAAAGACAGCGGGGTAGCTCACGTCAAGTGATGTTAATTCCCGATAGTGCCCATGGCACAAATCCGGCCAGCGTCGCAATGGCTGGTTTGGTTCCCAAGACAATCAAGACCGGACCGGAGGGACGGCTTCGACTTGCAGATGTTCTTGAGGTGCTTGATGAATCTGTAGCGGGTATCATGGTTACTAATCCAAACACCCTGGGAATCTTCGAACATGAGCTGCCTGCCATCGCGGAGGCCGTGCATGAAATTGGCGGACTGGTGTACGGAGACGGAGCGAACTTCAATGCAATTGCGGGCATTATACGGCCGGGAGATCTGGGTGTTGATATCATGCATATCAACCTTCATAAAACCTTCGGTACGCCCCATGGTGGTGGTGGGCCGGGGGCCGGTCCGCTTTGTGTGACCAGGGAGTTAGCGCCGTTTTTGCCGGGGCCGGTAGCGGTTTCCCAAACCGTTTCTCATAAATCGACGGTGACAGAGTTGGGTAATGATTCCAATGACGGCAGAGAGGGGTCGCGACAGAGCTTTCGCTTTGTTATGCCCGAGCGCTCTGTTGGCAGGGTTAGGACCTTCTACGGAAATTTTGGTATTACCCTCCGGGCCTATGTGTACATTCTTGTTCATGGTCTGAATGGGATACGCCGGAATTCCATCCAGGCGGTATTAAACGCCAATTATCTGAGAAAACGGTTGCAACCTACGCTTTCACCGGCCTTCGGAGATGAGTGTATGCATGAGTTTGTCTGCCCGAATCCTCTGGTTACCCAAGGGGTTCATACGATTGATATCGCAAAACGGATGCTGGATTATGGAATCCATGCACCCACGGTGTATTTCCCTCTTATTGTTAAAGAGGCCCTCATGATTGAACCCACAGAAAGTGAATCATTGGCTCAATTGGATGCCCTCGGGGAGGTGTTGGAGAAGATTGTGAAGGAGGGTCTGGAAAACGCCGAAACCCTGAAGCGGGCCCCGCATAATCTACCCCTGGGTAGATTGGATGAACTGCTCGCGAATAAAAAGCCGGTGTATCGCCACCGGCTTGGGGGTTAGATTAGTCGTCGTGTCCGTCAATGCGCTGGACTTCCACCCGCACATGGGTTAGAAGGGCTGCTGCAGCACCGATAGCCGCGAGTACGGGTGCAAAGAGAGTCAAAGCTCCGCCAACTGCCACACCTGCAGTTACCGGGATCTCAAAAAGGACTTCACCGTTTTCTTTTTTTATGGTGATTTTGCGTACATTGCCCTGATGAATAAGTTCTTTTATCCGCTCGACTAGTTCGCTACCGTTGAATTTAAACTCTTCTTTCTGGCTCATTGTGAATCCTCCTAGAAGTACTATACCACTTCTGTAGAATCTTATTCGAAAAAGTAATAAAAAAAGTGCGGACAGTGTACCATTCTGTCCGCACCATACCAGAAACCACGACCTCTAACAGAGGATCACAGCTGAAGGAAAACCAACGGAATCCCTTCAAAGCATAACCAAAATCCACAGTCTTAGGAGACTTTGTACTGACAATATATAATACCGTACAAAAATAGTCAAGTATAAATGCTAACTATCTCACATGAGATGTTTATACCTTTCGGTGGTAATCGGCTGAGGGCCAGATTGACATTCCGAGGATGCTTGTCTATTTTTCTGGTATGACAGACAAACAAGTACCGATTACCAAGTCTTGGGTTGAGGAGCATCAGGCCACCATTCCTACACCCTACCACCTGTATGATGAGCGGAATATCCGGGAGAACGCCCGGTATGTAAACGGCGCCTTTTCCTGGGTGTCAAATTCTGAGGCGAAGCCCGGGGGATTTAAGAATTATTTTGCGGTGAAGGCTCTTCCTAATCCGGCAATTATGAGACTGCTTCAGGAAGAGGGGATGGGATTTGATTGCAGCTCAGGTGCGGAGCTTGCTCTCTGTGAACGGATTGGGGTTAGGGGTGAGGAAATTATGTTTACCTCTAACGATACCACCCGGGAGGAATATGAGAAGGCAGCTGCGCTGGGTGCGATTATAAACCTTGATGATATTTCCCATATCGCGTTTCTTGAAAAGACCCTGGGTTCATTGCCGGAGCTGCTTTGTTTCCGTTACAATCCGGGTCCACTCCGGGAGGGGAATGTAATTATCGGGAGGCCGGAAGAAGCCAAGTACGGGTTTACCCGGGATCAGATTCTGAAAGGCTATGAAATCTGTAAACAGAAAGGCGTGAAGCGTTTCGGACTCCATACCATGGTTGCCAGTAACGAGCTGGATCCGGATTATTTTATTGAAACTGCGCGGATGCTGTTTGAACTCGCTGTGGAGGTTAAGCAAACTCTAGGTATTTCTATAGAGTTCGTGAACCTAGGGGGAGGTATCGGGATTCCTTACAAGCCTGAGGATACCAGGGTAGATCTCGAGTATGTAAGTACGGGTATTGAAACCTTGTATGAGCAGATCATTGTACCCGAAGGACTGCATCCTCTCAGGATTGTCATGGAGAACGGTCGGATGATTACCGGTCCCTATGGATACCTGGTTACACGTGTTCTCCATCTGAAAAACACCTATAAGTCGTATGTTGGTTTGGATGCAAGCATGGCAAATCTCATGCGGCCCGGAATGTATGGGGCCTATCACCATATTACTGTCTTGGGCAAGGAGCATTCTGAACCGACCTCGGTTTATGATGTTACCGGAAGTCTATGTGAAAATAATGATAAGTTTGCCATCGACCGTTCCTTACCGTCCATCGGGGTGGATGATGTCCTGGTGATTCATGACACCGGTGCCCACGGCCATTCCATGGGGTTTAACTACAATGGGAAATTACGCTCCGCTGAGGTTTTATTGCAGATGGATGGATCCCCCCGGGTAATTCGTAGAAAAGAAACCCTGGAGGATTATTTCGCAACCCTGGAATTCTAATACGAAGCTTGAGTGCTTTCCGGTTGATTGCATCACCCGGATGTATTGGATAGTGCGCAAAAGGTTGTAAACGACACCGATATAGCGGCGCAGGCTATAATCCCACCCATGGGTGGGGTCGCCGGGGTGCAATAGTACAACCTCTGCGCACCAGCGATACATTACGAAGATAGGTACTCTAGTGCGAGGGATGCTGCATACGTCAGGGTGAAAACAATAAAGCTTTTTGATATGGCCCCCATGGAGGGGCCTTTTCTTTGGTGGGATAGACCGCGGCTGATGGCTCTTCCTATGAGGATTACGGATACCCCCCAGCCGACTGTTACAAGCAGCAGGCGGGGGAGATGTATATCCGAGACTAGGAGGGCAATTAGATACGCAAGGGTGATTTCACCGTAGATGAGCACCTTGGAAAGGCGGTAACCAAGAAGTATCGAGAGGGTTTTTCGGCCTGCCTTGGCATCTCCTTCAATATCGCAGGTATTATTCACCGTTAATATGCCAGCAATAAAAATGGTACTCGGTAGGGACGATAGAATCACCCCGGAAGAAATCGGAACATTTTGACTCAATACCACTACGAAAAACAGAATAGAGCCCAAAAACCCTCCGGCAAACAGCTCGCCCAGAGGAGTACGGCTGATGGGTTTGGGTCCCCCAGAATAGAGATACCCGGCTGATAAACTTAATACTCCCAGAATGAGGAGCGGCCATCCCGTTCTAAGAATGAGTATGAATCCGAGAACGATGGCGATAGTAAATAATCCGGCGGAGATGAGAAGGGCGTAGGCAGGAGGTACTTGTTGATGCACCAGTACCTTATCCTCTTCGCGGTTATGCTCGCGATGATCCACCTGATGTTCATAGTCGAAAAAGGTATTAAAGCCGGTGGTCCCCATGTCTACCAGGAGGGCAGCAGAAACGGTAAGAATTAGGTTGGTCAGGTTCAGCTGGAATCCCTGGGCAAGCAGGTAGAGGTGAGCAATGAGCAGGGTGGAGACGGAGACTATTTTTGTTCGTATTTCGACTATGCGAAAAAACTGGTGGGCCGTTAGACTCACAGGATGTGCTCCAGAAAGCGTTTGGTTCGATCCTCCCGTGGATTCTCAAATATGTCCTTCGGCGAACCGGTTTCTACGATTTGTCCCTCGTCCATAAAAATAACGGTGTCTGCGGCGGCACGGGCAAAACCCATTTCATGACTTACGACGAGCATGGTCATCCCTTCTTTGGCAAGATCCATCATAACGTCAAGCACCTCTTTGATCATTTCTGGATCTAGGGCGCTGGTAGGTTCGTCAAAGAGCATGACCTTTGGATTCATCGCCAGGGCCCGGGCGATGGCGACCCGCTGTTGTTGGCCGCCGGAGAGTTGATCCGGGTAGGAGTCAGCTTTGTCGGCGAGTCCCACCCGCTCTAAGAGATGCCTGGCCGTTTCTTGTGCTTCCCCTTTCGGTATGTGTTTTACCGTGGTAGGTGCCATGGTGATGTTATCGAGCACGGTGAGGTGGGGGAAGAGATGGAAATTCTGAAACACCATCCCCACTTCTTCCCGGATTAAACGGATGTCGGTGCGGGGGTCGGTTACCGAATCTTGATCAATCCAGATTTGACCCTTGCTGAGGTACTCAAGGCGGTTAATGCTGCGCAGCAGGGTGCTTTTTCCGCTGCCCGAGGGCCCGATGATCAGAATGACCTGGCCGGGTTTAACGTCTAAAGAGACATTGTTTACGGCAAGAAGCGAGCCGAACCGTTTAGTCGCATTGCGAATAGTCACCCGGTTATGTTCGGGTGGATTTGCAATCTTTGCAGATCTAGTTTTTTTTGCTGTCACGATTGTCTAACCTTTCTTCGAGGATTCCAACGAGTTTAGAGAAAAAGAGGGTCAAAAGAAGGTATACCAAGGCTACCACAGTAAAGGCTTCAAAGTACTCGAAGGTTGTGGATGAGTATTCCCGGGCTCTACGGAGCAGGTCGCTCACCGCCAGGATTGAGACGAGGCTTGAATCCTTTAGCATGGCGATAAACTCGTTTCCTACCGGGGGGAGGATGATTTTAATGGTTTGTGGCAGGATGATCTTTCTGATGGCTTGACCGCGGCTGAGTCCCAGGGCGAGGGCTGCCTCAAACTGTCCCCGGGGTATGGATTGTAATCCCGCCCGGAAAATTTCTGCCATGTATGCCCCGTAACAGATTGTCATAGCGGTGATTGCACTGATAAACGGAGAAAGACGTAAAATTCCACCCAGGGCAAAATAAATATAAAACAGCTGTACCAGAAGGGGAATACCCCGGATTATTTCCACATATACCGTAGCAATGCGGTTTATGAGAATGTTTCGGGATATACGTCCGAGTCCGACAAATAGCCCTACCACCAAGGATAGCAGGATCGAAATAACGGTGACCTCAAAGGTTACGAGTACCCCGTCGGGTATGAACGTAAGAATTGTCCAGTATGGATCAGGTTTTACAATGGGTAAGATAATGAGAAGGGCGAGGGCTCCGAAGAAGGCAATGTTCCACGAGCTGAATAGAGCGTTGTCGCCGCGTTCGGGTATGAGTTGCCCGTCAGATATTTCAATACGAAGACCCCCTTTTACGGGGGTCTCTGAGGTTTTTTCTTTGGATTTCTCGTTTAGTACAGCCACTTTGCCTTAAGCTCCTCTAACTTTCCGGACTGAGTGATTGCCCTGAGTCCGGTGTTAATCAGATCAAGAATCTCGGAATTTCCCTTGCGGACAGCGATCCCGAAATATTCTTCGGTGAAGGGTTCTCCGACGATTTTTAGGTTCTCGGCATAGCTTGGATTCTGCAATGCAAAGTCGGCAGCGATGGGGCTGTCTGCGATTACGGCATCAATATCGCCCTTTTGCAGTGCGGCCATGGCAAGACCAATCTCATCATAGGATTTCAGGGTGGCGTTCTCAATGGACTGTACCGCGATGGCACCAGTGGTGCCCTGTTGTGCTCCGATGCTTTTTCCTGTGAGATCCAAGTGGCTAGAAATATTGGTGTTATCCGTACGGACAACTACCACCTGGCCGGCGTTTACATAGGGGTCTGAGAAATCCATCGATTTTTTCCGATCTTCGGTGATGGTTACAGAGCTAATAACAGCATCATACTGGCCGTTTGCCAGCCCGGCAAAGATTCCGTCCCATGCGGTATTTTTTATTTCCACGGCGAAGCCGGCTTCGGCGGCGATGGCATTCATTACATCGATGTCGAACCCTACGAGTTCTTTATTCTCATTGATGAACTCCATGGGGGGCCAGGTTGCATCACTGGCTACGGTTATTGTGAGAACTCCGTCGGCGCTTTCTTGACCACCTCCGGCGATTGCAAGAGGTAACACGGCCAATACCATGACCAGAGTTACGATAATCTTGATGATTCCTTTCATGTGTACTCCTCCTGTATAATTATTCAGTACAATGTAAAATTATACAGTACGGAAGAAAAAAGTAAAG is part of the Spirochaeta lutea genome and harbors:
- the gcvPB gene encoding aminomethyl-transferring glycine dehydrogenase subunit GcvPB, which translates into the protein MDSYSRVVRSPALLWETPESGGVLSNLPELDVPRDEYTQGKGVPKKRRHLTIPDHSELEVVRHFKGLGRANFSIDDTMYPLGSCTMKYNPKISEEVAGNSVFKNTHPYSEAGEELHARIVHGLQDFLVSLTGLPGVSLTPAAGAQGELSGVLIIREYQRQRGSSRQVMLIPDSAHGTNPASVAMAGLVPKTIKTGPEGRLRLADVLEVLDESVAGIMVTNPNTLGIFEHELPAIAEAVHEIGGLVYGDGANFNAIAGIIRPGDLGVDIMHINLHKTFGTPHGGGGPGAGPLCVTRELAPFLPGPVAVSQTVSHKSTVTELGNDSNDGREGSRQSFRFVMPERSVGRVRTFYGNFGITLRAYVYILVHGLNGIRRNSIQAVLNANYLRKRLQPTLSPAFGDECMHEFVCPNPLVTQGVHTIDIAKRMLDYGIHAPTVYFPLIVKEALMIEPTESESLAQLDALGEVLEKIVKEGLENAETLKRAPHNLPLGRLDELLANKKPVYRHRLGG
- a CDS encoding DUF4342 domain-containing protein, producing the protein MSQKEEFKFNGSELVERIKELIHQGNVRKITIKKENGEVLFEIPVTAGVAVGGALTLFAPVLAAIGAAAALLTHVRVEVQRIDGHDD
- a CDS encoding diaminopimelate decarboxylase, which gives rise to MTDKQVPITKSWVEEHQATIPTPYHLYDERNIRENARYVNGAFSWVSNSEAKPGGFKNYFAVKALPNPAIMRLLQEEGMGFDCSSGAELALCERIGVRGEEIMFTSNDTTREEYEKAAALGAIINLDDISHIAFLEKTLGSLPELLCFRYNPGPLREGNVIIGRPEEAKYGFTRDQILKGYEICKQKGVKRFGLHTMVASNELDPDYFIETARMLFELAVEVKQTLGISIEFVNLGGGIGIPYKPEDTRVDLEYVSTGIETLYEQIIVPEGLHPLRIVMENGRMITGPYGYLVTRVLHLKNTYKSYVGLDASMANLMRPGMYGAYHHITVLGKEHSEPTSVYDVTGSLCENNDKFAIDRSLPSIGVDDVLVIHDTGAHGHSMGFNYNGKLRSAEVLLQMDGSPRVIRRKETLEDYFATLEF
- a CDS encoding prenyltransferase, translated to MSLTAHQFFRIVEIRTKIVSVSTLLIAHLYLLAQGFQLNLTNLILTVSAALLVDMGTTGFNTFFDYEHQVDHREHNREEDKVLVHQQVPPAYALLISAGLFTIAIVLGFILILRTGWPLLILGVLSLSAGYLYSGGPKPISRTPLGELFAGGFLGSILFFVVVLSQNVPISSGVILSSLPSTIFIAGILTVNNTCDIEGDAKAGRKTLSILLGYRLSKVLIYGEITLAYLIALLVSDIHLPRLLLVTVGWGVSVILIGRAISRGLSHQRKGPSMGAISKSFIVFTLTYAASLALEYLSS
- a CDS encoding amino acid ABC transporter ATP-binding protein; protein product: MVTAKKTRSAKIANPPEHNRVTIRNATKRFGSLLAVNNVSLDVKPGQVILIIGPSGSGKSTLLRSINRLEYLSKGQIWIDQDSVTDPRTDIRLIREEVGMVFQNFHLFPHLTVLDNITMAPTTVKHIPKGEAQETARHLLERVGLADKADSYPDQLSGGQQQRVAIARALAMNPKVMLFDEPTSALDPEMIKEVLDVMMDLAKEGMTMLVVSHEMGFARAAADTVIFMDEGQIVETGSPKDIFENPREDRTKRFLEHIL
- a CDS encoding amino acid ABC transporter permease, whose translation is MAVLNEKSKEKTSETPVKGGLRIEISDGQLIPERGDNALFSSWNIAFFGALALLIILPIVKPDPYWTILTFIPDGVLVTFEVTVISILLSLVVGLFVGLGRISRNILINRIATVYVEIIRGIPLLVQLFYIYFALGGILRLSPFISAITAMTICYGAYMAEIFRAGLQSIPRGQFEAALALGLSRGQAIRKIILPQTIKIILPPVGNEFIAMLKDSSLVSILAVSDLLRRAREYSSTTFEYFEAFTVVALVYLLLTLFFSKLVGILEERLDNRDSKKN
- a CDS encoding basic amino acid ABC transporter substrate-binding protein — encoded protein: MKGIIKIIVTLVMVLAVLPLAIAGGGQESADGVLTITVASDATWPPMEFINENKELVGFDIDVMNAIAAEAGFAVEIKNTAWDGIFAGLANGQYDAVISSVTITEDRKKSMDFSDPYVNAGQVVVVRTDNTNISSHLDLTGKSIGAQQGTTGAIAVQSIENATLKSYDEIGLAMAALQKGDIDAVIADSPIAADFALQNPSYAENLKIVGEPFTEEYFGIAVRKGNSEILDLINTGLRAITQSGKLEELKAKWLY